The following are encoded together in the Diabrotica undecimpunctata isolate CICGRU chromosome 7, icDiaUnde3, whole genome shotgun sequence genome:
- the LOC140446371 gene encoding uncharacterized protein — MKAELLNGAPPGTIAACHVSGWIQSHIFTNWLQHFISHVKPSEADPVVLILDGHFSHTRNIDSINLARQNHVVILSLPPQSTHKMQPLDRAFMRTLKTYYSQEIENWLRNNPGRVVTCHQVCEFLGRA, encoded by the coding sequence ATGAAGGCAGAATTGCTCAACGGCGCTCCACCAGGGACAATAGCTGCCTGCCATGTGTCTGGCTGGATTCAGAGTCACATTTTCACCAATTGGTTACAACATTTTATTAGCCACGTTAAACCAAGTGAAGCTGATCCAGTTGTATTAATATTGGATGGTCACTTCTCCCACACGCGAAACATTGACTCGATAAATTTGGCGCGCCAAAATCATGTGGTTATTCTTAGTCTGCCGCCGCAATCTACTCACAAAATGCAGCCGCTTGACCGTGCTTTCATGAGGACTCTTAAAACCTACTACTCGCAGGAAATAGAAAATTGGTTAAGGAACAATCCTGGAAGAGTAGTCACCTGCCATCAAGTTTGCGAATTTCTTGGAAGAGCTTAG